In a genomic window of Glaciimonas sp. PCH181:
- a CDS encoding Ppx/GppA phosphatase family protein — protein sequence MFAAVDLGSNSFRLHIGKYNGDAIRVIKSARDPIRLAGGLDSKGNLTEAAIQTALDSLARFRTILDDYQLEAVRVVATNTLRIAKNAAAFLPAAEAAIGYPIEIISGEEEGRLIYMGVASMLRLPNEKRLVLDIGGGSTELILGRGQQIERVESFGIGTVNQSLAFFADGCITAAAYDAAILSARSHFEDAAPPYRPQNWTNAYGSSGTIRAIAETIEKNGLGDRRLSYKSLEALKERFIQMAHVTRIDMVGMKPDRAAVIVGGVAVLSGLMQELGIEVLTPIEAGLRMGVMWDLQLRGTRLDRREQSVRDFSQRFHVDQLRANRVAETASALFGMLKPSDDTLEKYLHWSGLLHEVGLVVSQSGYHKHAAYLIANADLPGFTTREQKNMSQMILGQKGNLRKLGESLLDADFSKAVLALRLAVMFLHSRIEVNLDELRVKMKSKIELDIKREWVANHPTATYWMEKEREWWREIGVEFAIKRN from the coding sequence ATGTTTGCAGCAGTCGATTTGGGTTCAAACAGCTTTCGTTTGCATATCGGCAAATACAATGGCGACGCGATACGCGTCATTAAAAGTGCGCGTGATCCGATTCGGTTGGCGGGTGGTCTTGATAGCAAAGGGAATTTGACCGAGGCCGCGATCCAGACTGCCCTTGATTCTCTTGCGCGCTTTCGCACTATTCTCGACGACTATCAGCTCGAAGCAGTCCGCGTCGTCGCGACCAATACCCTGCGTATCGCGAAGAACGCAGCAGCATTTCTACCCGCGGCAGAAGCCGCAATTGGCTATCCGATTGAAATTATCTCGGGCGAGGAAGAGGGGCGTCTCATTTATATGGGCGTTGCCAGCATGCTGCGCCTGCCAAATGAAAAGCGCTTGGTATTGGATATTGGCGGCGGCTCAACAGAGTTAATTTTAGGGCGTGGTCAACAAATTGAACGCGTGGAATCGTTTGGCATCGGCACCGTGAACCAAAGCCTGGCTTTTTTTGCCGATGGTTGTATTACTGCTGCTGCATACGATGCGGCCATACTTTCAGCGCGTAGCCATTTCGAGGACGCCGCGCCGCCGTATCGCCCGCAAAACTGGACCAACGCTTACGGTTCATCAGGCACAATCCGGGCGATTGCAGAAACCATCGAAAAAAATGGTCTCGGAGATCGGCGTTTATCCTACAAAAGCCTTGAGGCATTGAAGGAGCGCTTTATCCAGATGGCGCATGTCACGCGTATCGATATGGTCGGTATGAAGCCGGATCGTGCTGCCGTGATTGTCGGTGGCGTTGCTGTGTTGAGCGGCTTGATGCAGGAATTAGGCATTGAAGTACTGACCCCGATTGAAGCCGGTTTACGCATGGGCGTAATGTGGGATTTACAACTCCGCGGCACGCGCCTGGATCGTCGCGAACAGTCAGTTCGCGATTTTTCGCAACGTTTTCATGTCGACCAATTGCGCGCCAATCGGGTCGCCGAAACTGCCAGTGCGTTGTTTGGCATGCTGAAACCGAGTGATGACACACTAGAAAAGTATCTGCACTGGAGTGGCTTGCTGCACGAAGTCGGTCTGGTTGTATCGCAAAGCGGCTATCACAAACATGCGGCCTATCTGATTGCGAATGCCGATTTGCCCGGCTTTACCACCCGCGAGCAAAAAAATATGAGCCAAATGATACTCGGGCAAAAAGGTAATCTGCGCAAGCTTGGTGAAAGTTTACTGGATGCCGATTTTTCCAAAGCCGTGCTGGCACTGCGTCTTGCGGTCATGTTTTTGCATTCACGCATTGAGGTCAATCTGGATGAGTTACGCGTCAAAATGAAGAGCAAAATTGAGCTGGACATCAAACGTGAATGGGTCGCTAACCATCCGACCGCGACCTATTGGATGGAAAAAGAGCGTGAATGGTGGCGTGAAATTGGTGTGGAATTTGCGATAAAACGGAATTGA
- a CDS encoding ABC transporter substrate-binding protein, whose amino-acid sequence MILIFCVTLAPSFAAKIAGENILVGQAIDLSGPNADLGRDYVAGIKTYFDALNANGGINGRHIQYLTIDDQGQPASAVKAVTELIEKRHVDYLFGGVGDEVTQATLTAPVFQRSGLLLYAPLAGADYPQDASILLWRPSYRQEMRYIFSHFGKLGIKDIGLVYQPSPTNIEAYHSLMAEIKSTGIKLSGTVNLTSQNASNIKAIANLGAAKPSFVMVIADTVSTGMFLKKFRTYAPHTFVAGSSLTNLPMLRQLAGAQAVEWTVFSQVVPNPNRGSSQIQLEHLDMMKKYRDEPVSSFTLEGYFAAKSWVQLIRARNGAGIALHDFKLPKGGVDVGGYIIGATPTSNHLSEYVDIALFNKANGLTF is encoded by the coding sequence TTGATCTTAATATTTTGCGTCACGTTAGCGCCCTCCTTCGCCGCGAAGATCGCTGGCGAGAATATTCTCGTCGGACAGGCAATTGATTTATCTGGGCCGAATGCCGATCTGGGACGTGACTATGTCGCTGGCATCAAGACTTATTTTGACGCTCTGAATGCCAATGGCGGTATAAACGGCCGTCATATCCAATACCTGACGATAGATGACCAAGGGCAACCAGCATCTGCGGTGAAGGCGGTGACAGAGCTTATCGAAAAACGCCATGTCGACTATTTGTTTGGGGGCGTAGGGGACGAGGTCACGCAGGCGACGCTGACTGCACCGGTATTTCAGCGCAGCGGACTGCTGCTGTACGCACCTTTGGCCGGCGCAGATTATCCCCAAGACGCATCCATTTTATTGTGGCGTCCCAGTTATCGGCAAGAGATGCGTTATATCTTTTCTCATTTTGGAAAACTCGGCATTAAAGACATCGGCCTGGTTTATCAACCCTCACCGACGAATATCGAGGCCTATCACAGCCTGATGGCGGAAATAAAATCGACTGGCATAAAGTTAAGTGGGACGGTTAACTTAACCAGCCAGAATGCGAGCAACATCAAAGCAATCGCCAATTTGGGTGCGGCAAAACCAAGTTTTGTAATGGTGATTGCCGACACGGTCAGCACAGGTATGTTTCTGAAGAAGTTTCGCACATACGCGCCACACACATTTGTCGCTGGCTCGTCTTTAACCAACTTACCGATGCTGCGGCAATTAGCCGGCGCCCAGGCAGTTGAATGGACGGTATTCTCGCAAGTAGTTCCCAATCCGAATAGGGGAAGCTCACAGATTCAGCTTGAGCATTTGGATATGATGAAAAAATATCGGGACGAACCGGTCTCATCATTCACCCTGGAAGGCTATTTCGCGGCAAAGTCCTGGGTCCAGCTTATACGGGCTCGCAACGGCGCTGGAATAGCCCTGCACGACTTCAAACTACCTAAAGGCGGTGTAGATGTAGGTGGCTACATTATCGGTGCCACGCCAACTAGCAATCATTTATCCGAGTATGTCGACATTGCTCTCTTCAATAAGGCAAATGGGCTGACTTTTTAG